A stretch of the Panicum virgatum strain AP13 chromosome 9N, P.virgatum_v5, whole genome shotgun sequence genome encodes the following:
- the LOC120688741 gene encoding protein FAR1-RELATED SEQUENCE 5-like, with amino-acid sequence MPDEISADYMGASQAIPPMADEPNYMDSDSPQTEPSQVENCTEDRIPKVGMKFCTEEEAYQFYNAYARDKGFSIRRSSSHNVKNSTTIKNRTFCCSREGVRRPDKREESSGYSRPETRCMCQARMKISLTDGLYCIYEFEPEHNHILASSSQVHHLRSQRKITEAQLASVENAKAVGISNKATFDLMAKEAGGVENLGFTREDMKNKLYSKRSLQTNYGDTGGVLEYLEKKTSEDGKFFYSIQVDEDDLITNIFWTDSKMVADYELFGDVVCFDTTYRKLNDGRPFGLLVGVNNHKKTTIFGAALLYDETAESFVWLFNTFLTAMSGKKPKTILTDEDAAMAKAIKIVLPETHHRICVWHMNQNACKHLAGVVEDYKKFNKDFQNCIYDQEEEEEFINTWNNLLDKYKLQNNEWLQRLFDKREKWALAYGRNTFSADMVSTQRSESMNNELKGYISVKYDILTFFEHFERLVADKRNEEVKCDFKATQSTPKLKSELRILRHAARIYTPTIFKVFQEQVMQTLNCDLFYCGESNAEKEYKVKVYGRRNEHVVKFSALEVEVKCSCKKYEFVGILCCHALKILDINNIKKIPEHYILNRWTIDAKVIHIKSNSETHEDPKTKLSKRRQELCRMYIHLANRAAESDETYLMAVNNAQKLAEDVEKSLKIRPDSDVGTSSHPEGLHPEGTEEGEQTIKPKGLKVKEKEIHGSARPIGGFEKATRQKKKTKKDPMVSGSAKEANTQRKKKGKNDPKDCGPIVEVDNVTYGQPHYTDLGHLGTSTYQNQIQMAGYYPGYYPHGNAFVPPPFSSFFGTPNHGQDTQGNVTQSFNPNPYNVFANFK; translated from the exons ATGCCTGACGAGATCAGTGCCGACTACATGGGGGCATCTCAGGCGATCCCGCCAATGGCTGACGAGCCTAACTACATGGACTCCGATTCTCCACAG ACCGAACCTAGTCAAGTAGAAAATTGTACAGAAGACAGGATACCAAAGGTTGGTATGAAATTCTGCACTGAAGAAGAGGCATACCAATTTTACAATGCCTATGCTCGAGACAAGGGTTTTAGTATTCGAAGGAGCAGTTCACATAATGTGAAAAACAGCACCACCATAAAGAATAGAACCTTCTGTTGTTCTCGTGAAG GTGTTCGGCGTCCTGATAAAAGAGAAGAATCTTCCGGCTATAGTAGACCAGAGACACGATGTATGTGTCAAGCTCGCATGAAGATAAGTCTCACAGATGGATTGTACTGCATCTATGAGTTTGAGCCTGAACATAATCATATTCTTGCTAGTAGCAGTCAAGTTCATCATTTAAGATCTCAAAGAAAAATAACAGAAGCACAACTCGCGAGTGTAGAAAATGCTAAAGCAGTCGGCATTTCAAATAAAGCTACCTTTGATCTCATGGCAAAAGAAGCAGGTGGAGTTGAGAATCTTGGATTTACTCGTGAAGATATGAAGAATAAATTGTATTCAAAGAGGTCACTACAGACAAACTATGGGGACACAGGAGGAGTATTGGAATATCTAGAGAAAAAAACATCAGAGGATGGGAAGTTTTTCTATTCCATTCAGGTTGATGAGGATGACTTGATAACAAATATTTTTTGGACAGATTCTAAAATGGTTGCAGACTATGAACTTTTTGGTGATGTTGTTTGCTTTGACACAACATACAGAAAATTAAATGATGGACGTCCATTTGGTTTGCTAGTTGGAGTGAATAATCACAAGAAGACAACAATTTTTGGTGCTGCACTTTTGTATGATGAAACTGCAGAGAGTTTTGTTTGGCTTTTCAACACATTTTTAACTGCTATGTCAGGGAAAAAACCAAAAACTATTTTAACCGATGAAGATGCAGCCATGGCAAAAGCAATCAAGATAGTACTACCAGAGACTCATCACAGAATTTGTGTTTGGCATATGAACCAGAATGCTTGCAAGCATCTTGCTGGAGTTGTGGAGGACTATAAGAAGTTCAATAAAGATTTTCAAAACTGTATTTATgatcaagaggaggaggaggaatttATAAATACATGGAACAATTTGCTAGACAAGTATAAGCTACAAAACAATGAATGGCTGCAAAGATTATTTGATAAAAGGGAGAAATGGGCCTTAGCGTATGGAAGAAATACCTTTTCTGCTGATATGGTTAGCACTCAAAGAAGTGAAAGCATGAACAATGAGTTGAAGGGGTACATTAGTGTCAAATATGACATACTTACCTTTTTCGAGCACTTTGAAAGGTTGGTGGCAGATAAAAGAAATGAGGAGGTAAAATGTGATTTCAAGGCAACACAAAGTACACCTAAGTTGAAATCTGAGTTGAGAATACTAAGGCATGCAGCAAGAATTTATACTCCAACCATATTTAAGGTATTCCAAGAGCAAGTGATGCAAACACTGAATTGTGATCTGTTCTATTGTGGTGAAAGTAATGCTGAAAAGGAGTACAAAGTAAAGGTTTATGGTAGGAGGAATGAACATGTCGTGAAGTTTTCTGCATTGGAAGTTGAAGTAAAGTGTAGCTGCAAAAAGTATGAATTTGTTGGAATCTTATGCTGTCATGCGTTGAAGATACTTGATATCAACAATATCAAAAAAATTCCTGAACATTACATACTAAATAGATGgacaattgatgcaaaagtaaTTCATATAAAGAGCAATTCTGAGACACATGAAGATCCCAAAACAAAGTTATCAAAACGCAGACAGGAGTTATGCAGGATGTACATTCATTTAGCTAATCGAGCTGCAGAATCTGATGAAACGTACTTAATGGCTGTGAATAATGCGCAAAAATTAGCAGAAGATGTGGAGAAAAGCCTAAAAATAAGACCTGATTCAGATGTTGGTACCTCATCTCATCCCGAAGGTTTGCACCCCGAAG GTACAGAAGAAGGAGAACAAACTATAAAACCAAAAGGCCTGAAGGTTAAGGAGAAGGAAATTCATGGATCTGCGAGACCTATTGGTGGTTTTGAGAAGGCAACACGGCAGAAAAAGAAGACCAAAAAAGACCCAATGGTTTCTGGTTCTGCAAAAGAGGCAAACACACAACGGAAAAAGAAAGGCAAGAATGACCCAAAGGATTGTGGTCCTATAGTGGAAGTAGATAATGTAACATATGGGCAGCCACACTACACTGACCTG GGGCATTTAGGGACTAGCACATACCAAAATCAAATTCAGATGGCAGGTTACTATCCGGGCTACTATCCACATGGAAATGCTTTTGTGCCTCCGCCTTTCAGTTCATTCTTTGGGACCCCTAACCATGGTCAAGATACACAAGGAAATGTCACTCAGTCATTCAATCCAAATCCCTATAATGTGTTTGCCAATTTTAAGTGA
- the LOC120692997 gene encoding CDPK-related kinase 3-like: protein MCFCKAILALSRAVTEDELIYIRAQYNLLEPNSRDGRICIDNFRMALLQNSTDAMKESRTLEILNALEPLAYMRMDFEEFRAATISPYQLKAVARWEEIANTAFEYFEQEGNRAITIEELAQEMNLSSAPYSIVRGWIKPSDGKLSLLGYTKLLLG from the exons ATGTGTTTCTGCAAGGCAATTCTG GCTTTGTCAAGAGCAGTAACAGAAGATGAGCTTATCTACATCAGagcacaatacaacttgttagAACCAAACAGCAGAGATGGTCGAATATGTATCGACAACTTCAGGATG GCTCTTTTACAGAACTCGACAGATGCTATGAAGGAATCCAGAACACTTGAGATCTTAAATGCG CTGGAGCCACTCGCATATATGAGAATGGACTTCGAGGAATTCAGAGCTGCTACAATCAGCCCTTACCAGCTTAAGGCTGTGGCACGGTGGGAAGAAATCGCCAATACTGCATTCGAATACTTTGAGCAAGAAGGCAACCGTGCTATCACAATCGAGGAGCTGGCTCAG GAGATGAATCTTTCCTCAGCGCCGTATTCCATCGTGCGCGGCTGGATTAAACCGTCGGATGGCAAGCTTAGCCTTCTAGGCTACACCAAGTTGTTGCTTGGATGA